The genomic segment CGACCAAAGCGCCGGAAGAGGATTACGAAGAACAAGTCCCCGAGAGCACGCCCCCGGAGGAATCGCAGTAAAAAGCGGGCATTGCCTGCTTTTTATTTTTGGAGAAAATACGATTGAACCCCTATATTCATGCAAAAAACAATATTTTTTTAGCGCCCTTGGCGGGAATCACAGATCAGGCTTTCCGGCAGATTGCGGCAGAGCAGGGCGCCGGGCTGACTTATACGGAGATGGTGAGCGCCAAGGGCCTCAAATTCCATAACCGCAGAACCTTTGACCTTCTTGGCGTCAGCGAAGCGGAAGGAAGAGCGGCGGTTCAGCTCTTTGGGCGGGAGCCGGAGACCATTGCGCGCACAGCTGCCATGCTGGAGCAGGTGATGGGGGAGAAAATCGCGCTGTTCGACGTCAATATGGGATGCCCCGCGCCCAAGATCGTCAATAACGGCGAGGGTTCTGCGCTCATGAAAGAGCCCAAGCTGGCCGGGGAGATCATCTGTGCGCTCAAAAAGGCTGTGAAAAGCCCGGTAACGGCAAAGTTCCGCAAGGGCTTTGATGCGGCGCATGCAAACTGCGTCTCGTTTGCGGAGGTTTTAGAGCAGGCAGGGGCAGACGGCATTGCGGTGCACGGGCGTCTGCGCGAGCAATATTACGAGGGCAAGGCAGATTGGGACGCGATTGCGGAAGTGAAGCGGGCCGTGCGCATCCCGGTCATCGCAAACGGGGATGTTTTTGCCCCGGAGGATGCGCAGGCGATTTTGCGGCATACTGGAGCAGACGGCGTCATGGTGGCCCGGGGCGCCCTGGGTAACCCGCAGATATTCGGGCAGATCAGAAGCTACTTGGAGCGTGGCACATATGAGCGCCCCAGCCTTTCCGAAAAAGTGGAAACTGCGCTCAGGCAAGCCAGGCTGGCCATCGAGCAGAAGGGCGAAGAAATCGCCATGAAGGAATTCCGCAAACACGCGGCCTGGTATGTCAAAGGGATTGCAGGCGCGGCGAAGCTGCGGCAAAGGGCGGTCTCGCTTTCCAGCTACCAGGAGCTGGTGGCGTTTTTTGAATCCCTGCTGGCAAGCGCAGACAAAAAGTGATATAATTTATCAAAAAGGTTGAGGAGAGAAGAATGGTAGTAATCGATACCGCTTTGGATAAAAGAAAATACCGCAGTTTTTATTGGCGGGACAGCCTTTCCTTTGCAAATTGGAAGTTCGATGCTGTGCTGGCTTTCGCTTTGATTTTTTTTGCGGATATGGCGCTGAAGTTTGCAGAAGGAAATTGGATGAATGCGATTTTGCAGGGGTGCGTCGCCGCGATTGCGCTGCTCTGGTTCTTCCTGGAGCGCAGAAGCACGCTGAAAAAGCATTTGAAGCTTTTGGATATCCCGCTTTACCGCGACAAAATTCCCATGAAATTTGAGATCACAGCGAAAAAGATCGTCTCCCAGAATAAGAAAAACGGCAAAATGGAGGCGGTTAAGTGGGCGCAGATCCGCAAGGTAGCCCAAAATAAGAAATACTGGTTCGCTTATGTGGACAAGCACAGCGCCATGATCATCGCGAAAACGGATATCAAAGAGGGAAGCGCCGCCGAATTCGAGTCGTACTGGAAGGCGGAGCAGCAGCGGCGCGCCCAGCGCAAAAATGCGACAAAAGTAATCGAAGGATAGGATTTGCCATGAATTGGACATGTTTGCACCTCATCACTCAGCCCGAGCATGTGGATCTTTTGAGCGACCTTCTGGTGGCGGAAGAGATCTACGAGTTTTCCGTGCAGGATCCCCGGGAGTTTTCCGAGTATTTGGAGACTTCGGTCTACTACGACTACGTCGAGGATAAGCTGCTCACGCAAAAGGATGCTATCATCTGCATTTATGCGCCGGAAAACGGCCAGGGAGAGGAGAAAAAGCAAAAAGTTCTCCGGGCCGCAGAGCAGGCGCGGCAAATGGGCGCGGACGTTGAGCTCAAGACTTCCGGACTGCGCGAAGAGGACTGGATG from the Christensenellaceae bacterium 44-20 genome contains:
- the dusB gene encoding tRNA dihydrouridine synthase DusB; the encoded protein is MNPYIHAKNNIFLAPLAGITDQAFRQIAAEQGAGLTYTEMVSAKGLKFHNRRTFDLLGVSEAEGRAAVQLFGREPETIARTAAMLEQVMGEKIALFDVNMGCPAPKIVNNGEGSALMKEPKLAGEIICALKKAVKSPVTAKFRKGFDAAHANCVSFAEVLEQAGADGIAVHGRLREQYYEGKADWDAIAEVKRAVRIPVIANGDVFAPEDAQAILRHTGADGVMVARGALGNPQIFGQIRSYLERGTYERPSLSEKVETALRQARLAIEQKGEEIAMKEFRKHAAWYVKGIAGAAKLRQRAVSLSSYQELVAFFESLLASADKK
- a CDS encoding YcxB family protein, with the translated sequence MVVIDTALDKRKYRSFYWRDSLSFANWKFDAVLAFALIFFADMALKFAEGNWMNAILQGCVAAIALLWFFLERRSTLKKHLKLLDIPLYRDKIPMKFEITAKKIVSQNKKNGKMEAVKWAQIRKVAQNKKYWFAYVDKHSAMIIAKTDIKEGSAAEFESYWKAEQQRRAQRKNATKVIEG